The following nucleotide sequence is from Triticum dicoccoides isolate Atlit2015 ecotype Zavitan chromosome 7B, WEW_v2.0, whole genome shotgun sequence.
GACTacgttgaggatgatgatgatgtgaGCAATGACGATCAAGAGCCAACTAATGTTGACCAAGATGGTGAAGACAACACCAATGCCAATGAGTTTGATGATGATGACTTTTGATTGAGACTTTGAGAGTGGAGAGACATGAGAGAGCTGAGCTGGCCACCTTTATCCCTTTTGCTATGCTGGAATTATCTATTATTCTGTTTGTCTTATGTGGAATTATCTATTATTCTGTTTGTCTTATGTGGACCATTGCAGATTGCAGTTGCACTCATACTTGCTATCTTTCTTTCCACTTTTGTTTGCTCCCtcacttttatttctattttttgtgGAATGTGCACTGGTAAGTGATACATTATTCTAACATATTTGTTCATGACTTCATGTTGATGCAGAATTCTGTTGGGGAGAAAAGCAAGTGCAAAGAGGATGGGGGCTCTACAACAATCAGTTGCAAGGTGTGTATGGCTGTATGCCTAGTTGCTTAATGCCTACCAAATTCTACTTAATTCTGTTGCTTACAAGTCTCTAAGGCGTCGCCTCGCCTTATGCCTCAGCGCTTAGGCAGTGAGGCGCCCCCCAGCGCCTCGCctcgccttaccgccttaaaaacatagcTTGGCACATGATATTTGGCTCTCTTTTTTATATATGGAAAAGGCATTTCATCTCAGCTTTATGTTGATACAACTTAAACAAGAAATGACCAAGAAAAGGAATTTAATCCCCACCATGGCCTAGGCATTTTACAACCTTAAACTGCCTCGACCACACATGACAACGTCATCAAGGCCGCGCTCCCTTCGATTTTTACAATGCCTTGACCACACATCACCCATGATTACCCTATCCCTTAGATCATGACAAGGGTACAAAATAAAATAAGGAACTTCCATAACAGAAACAATGTTCAACTGACAACGACACCCACAGAATCTGGTTTTGTGCTTACGTGGCACCACACAATCTGGTTTTGTGCTGAcctatgtttttaaggcggtaaggcgagGCGACGCACTGGGGGGGCGCCTCACTGCCTAAGCGCTGAGGCATAAGGCGAGGCGGCGCCTTAGAGACTTGTAAGCAACAGAATTAAGTAGAATTTGGTAGGCATTAAGCAACTAGGCATACAGCCATACACACCTTGCAACTGATTGTTGTAGAGCCCCCATCCTCTTTGCACTTGCTTTTCTCCCCAACAGAATTCTGCATCAACATGAAGTCATGAACAAATATGTTAGAATAATGTATCACTTACCAGTGCACATTCcacaaaaaatagaaataaaagtgaGGGAGCAAACAAAAATGGAAAGAAAGATAGCAAGTATGAGTGCAACTGCAATCTGCAATGGTCCACATAAGACAAACAGAATAATAGATAATTCCACATAAGACAAACAGAATAATAGATAATTCCAGCATAGCAAAAGGGATAAAGGTGGCCAGCTCAGCTCTCTCATGTCTCTCCACTCTCAAAGTCTCAATCAAAAGTCATCATCATCAAACTCATTGGCATTGGTGTTGTCTTCACCATCTTGGTCAACATTAGTTGGCTCTTGATCGTCATTGCtcacatcatcatcatcctcaacgtAGTCTGAATCCTCCCCCTCCGCATTGGGCATACTTGAGTGTTGCTCTTGCTCCAAGTCCTCCTCTACCTCATCTTCTTCAGGAATTATAGGTCGTGTTGTAGTAGGTCTCTTGCGTGCGTAGTGCAGACGGACATTTGTCTGGCCCCTACGAAGTGTAGTTGCTGTCCTATGTAGATTGCGGCCTCGAAGGTTTGAAGATGCACCAATAGCCACATCAACATCCTCCCATGTAATGTCTTGATTGTCTTCAGGACAACCTCGAGCACCTTGAGGTTGTGATAGTGATGGGTCCACCCACTCATTGCCCCAATCAAAATCCTCAATGACCAAAGCCTCAAAGCTATTCTCGCCCACCTTCTCACGCCTCTTTTGAAACCGTTGCATATTCTTCCGGTTGTATGAAACAAAGACAAGATCATTCAAATTTTTCCATTGTAATCTGTTCCTTTTCTTTGTATGGATCTACAAAGTAGAAACAACAAGTGAAATAAGTAaataacttgctgaaatcatcattgAACAAACACAAATACTGCTTTACTAGTTGACTTACAAATTCAAACGTGCTCCAATTCCTCTCACAACCAGATGATGAAGCACAAATACTAACAATGCGCTTTGCAAACCTTTGTAGGTCAATGGCCCGACCACCAAATGAACTCCACCAATCAACTAAAATGATAAAAACTGACACATATTAAGAGTTTGTACAGAAATTACATTGCTGGAACTGGAATTAACATGCTGAAATTAACATGATGCATTTAATATGACTTACGAGGGTTTCTTGTGCTCATGGTCTCGAGTGCCAATGGATTAGAAAAGCTTTCTCGCTGTTGCTCATAGAGCACAGATTGTTGATCAATCTTTTTTCGAACATTGGCATCCGGTACCATTTTTGCAAGCACATCATTAAAGCAGCTCCTAAGCTCCCCAACTAAGGCATCATCATTTCTGCTTACAATAGGAAAGAACTTTCCTGGGTTCAAAAATAGAGCAGCCCCATACAATGGATGATCCATTTGATTCTCCCAACGCTTATCAACAATGGCCAAGATCTTCTTGAGCAATGGTTGCTTGTTTTGTTGAGGGAAACCTAGATTGATCCTCTCCTTTGCATAAATCATAAGTGCTTTAATCTCTGGCATGGCAGGCTTCTCATCACCATCTGCTACTCTAAGAACTCTAAGAAGTGGAGTTGAAGCTCTAAGGCAGTCCTCAATTGCGCTCCACCACTCCGTTGAAAGTATAATCTCTTGCACGTTCAAGCCAACTTGTGTTTTTGCTAACTTGTTTCCAACCCATTCTTCAGATGTGAATAAACTCCTTAATGCAGCCTTGTTCTTGACCAAACTCCTAAGTGTGAGGATGGCTGTGGCAAAATGAGTGGCTGCTGGTCTCACAAGATCCCCACCCGTGGCCTTCCTCATTAGACTAAGAAGTCTTCCATGTCTATAGATGAAAGTTGTGACACGTCTAGCCCCTGCAATAGGCTTCTTAAATGCCTTCAACTTTCCTATATCTTCCAACATTAGGTCCAAGCAATGACATGCACACGGGCTCTAATATAGAGTAGGCATCCTCTCCATTAGAAGGTGGCCAGCTTTCTTGTAATTAGCACCATTATCGGTGATAACTTGTACCACATTCTCTTTTCCAACATCCAGAATTCTCTTCTCAAGCAAATCAGCTATCATATCACCATCATGACATACACTTGAGGCATCAACCGACTCCAAGAAGAAAGTGCCCTCTGGACTATTAACAAGGAAGTTAATCAAATGGCGTCCTCTTTTATCCGACCAGCCATCCGACATGAGTGTGCATCCATATTTTTTCCATGCTGCCTCGTGTTGCCTCCTCAAAAGTCCTGTTTCCTTCACACAATCATTAAGCAATTTCTCTCTCAGCTCATGTGCACTAGGAGGCTTGTAACCTGACCCATATTGACAAGAGGCTTCAATTGCAACCTCAAACTGCCTACTACTTGCAGCGTTGAATGGAATGCCACACTCGTAAAAGAACAATGCCCACTGCATATTGACATACTACCTCTCTTCTGGAGTCTTTGTGCTGGACTCCATGGTGCTTTGAGAACACCCAGAGCGTCTTTCATCTACAAGATCCTCGGGTGTTCTTCGTAGCATGGCAACAATTGGCTTGGAACTATTGGCGGCAGACACAACAGAAACAGACTTCTTTTTACCTTGCATGTTGGTGATAAATGCTTTCTTATTCTGTTTGGCTGCTGTCACTGAGCTTGGCCTTTTAGAGGCGATGTTTGCTCCAACTGAACTCACCTCCACAACCTCCTGAACATCATCTACATCTACTACTCCCTTGATCCTCCTATTTTGCTCCAAATATGTTCCCATTTCTCTCCTCAATTGTGTGGTGGCCTTAGGACAACCAATTGCATCTCCCCCGACGCCCGCAAGATGCTCTTTATGCCTCTTGATCCCTCCAGAAGTTATCTTGCCACAAAGAGCGCACACAACAAGATCCCGATTTGGAGGCTCAGACCAATATCCATAGTTCCATCCCGGATCATTTGACCGTTGTGGCTTCCTTGTTGGATCTTTCATTGGATCGTAGGTGGGCTCACCCCCATCAGCTGCTGCATTTCCATCCATGGTGCTACACTTCTACTACCtgcagcaaacaaccaaacacaaaGGAATATTAGCATAACTGATAAAAGGGCTGCCATGGCATATGAAAAGGCTGCTGTGGCAGCAACTAAACTACTCTACTCATGCAGATGTAGCAAACAGCGACAATCAACTAGCCATTAAACTAATCAGCATTCAACTAGTCATTAAACTAATCCATTGTTGAGCACAACACATCATGCATCAGTATTCAACTAGCCTTTATTCTAATCCACCCAACAGGCCAACAGCATGCATTATTTTATTCAACCAAGGAGCATCCACTAAGGCACTAACCCCACTATCATTAAACTAATCACTAACATATGCCTGGCCACTAAGGCACTAACCACTATAAGAGACAAGTGAGCAACCACCAACCAGCTAGCACAAAACAGTCCAGCAAAGAagaaagagagcagaggagggtgTGGGAGAAGGGAGAGGGAGGTATACCTTACTGTTGCTCTTGCTTGTTGTTGCTGTACTGCAGAGGAGGAGCTGCTGgacaggaggatgaggaggagctgctggacatgaggaagaggaggaggagctgctggacaggaggaagaggaggagctgcTGGACAGGAGGAACCGttggagaggagggggaggagctgctggagaggaggaggaacCAGATCTGCTGGAGAGGAGCCACTGAAGAgaaggagggggaggagtgtgtggatTGGgggctgtttctctctctctctttctcccctcTTACCTGTTGGCGCCAACATGATTCCAGTTTCCCGCCTAAAACAGCTCCCCTGCCTGCCTGGCAAGCTAAGGCGTCCAAAATGGACTAAGGCAACGCCTCGGACGCCTAGGCAGACGCCTCGGACGCCTTATAGCTTAAGGCGGACGCCTTAGACACCCACCTAAGGCGAGGTGGACGCCTTGCCCTCGCAGGGCGCCCTGACGCCTAAGCGTCGCCTAGGCGACGCCTTAGGGACGCCTTGAAAACAGAGGTGCTGACGCAGGGCCAAACTATCTGGTGCTTGGGCGCCACGGTCAGGTCTGTCACTCACTCCAGCCAGGTCAACATGCCATGGCAAAAGCTGTTGATGTGACATATTACTTGGCTAAAACCACTTATCTAGGGACAAAAACTGCAGCAAACATAGTTGAAGGGACTGGAAGTAGAATCTGGCaacagttgaagaactacaagtacgctTTATTCATGTATACAAAATCATAATAGTGTGACATAGCATGTTATGGTGTAACTGTAAAGGAACCACATGATTGACAAAGCATGCTGCAAAATCTTGAGCACAAACCTCTCAATACCCAATTACAGAATAAACATCCTAGGAAATTAAAATAAACCATATACATGATCCCGGAAAGTATGAGACATATGTAGGTAGTTCATGACCACACACGAAAAGTACAAACTCCACAACGTATCAATTCAACACTGAAGTCACTCCCTAAAAAAGTCAACACTAAAGTCCCTGACAATAAACGTCAACTCACCAGATATATAAACATCATATATGTAATTTGAATTTCAGGAAATTAAGTGCAGTGCACATAAATAACAGAACCAATAAAATGAACTTGTGAAAACATGGTTTAAGTTAAACTCACTAAGGATCACTTTTGTGCTTACCTTCCATCTAGTATTGCTGAAAATTGCTGAATCAGCATTGAGAAGATCGTCAAGTTCATCAAGTTCTTGCTTTACGTGCAATATCAATTTGCACATGGTTGCGTCATTATTGGCATTAATAATGCAGTTACGGCTTCTCGCATCATGAACAAGGTTTTTCCAGACAGTCCCACTTTTATATAATGTAGAAGCATTCCCAACAATCCAAAGGCAGTGCCTACATCAAATAAAGCAACCACCTGATTTATATATACAAGTAATACATACAATAAACAATAACAAACCAAAGAATTGGTGTGCACCTTGCTCTAGTAAGAGCAACATTTGTTCTTTGGTTATCAGCAAGAAATCCAAGACCTCCTCTCTCATTGGACCTGACAGTTGATAGTATGATTATATCGTCCTCTTCGCCTTGGAAACCATCAATGGACTTGACCCTCACATGAAATCCATCACATGTATCGTATTTTTCACCGAGTCTATCTTTAATTACACCAACTTGACAGCTATATGGAGAGACCACACCGACACTGAGCCCTTGGCCTGACCCTTTCCAGGCTACACAAAAGAATAAGCTGGTATGTTACTGATCTTTAGGAATCAATCTTTTTGCTAAACTAGTGAGGAAATTTCTAAATCAAGCTTAAATTGGTTCTGTATATAAGCCAACAATTGACCTGACACTATCTACTTCCACTATCTAAGTCCATGTCTATCAGCCACTTAATTTCATACAGAATATCAGATTATGAAGTAGCAGAGTGCTCAAGGCAGGATGATACAGTTAAAGGAAGGATAGGTTCAGCATAGACATACATTTGAAGATGTTTTCGATAAGATACAAAACAACAGCAACTTCAGCCATGTTTCTCCAACTGTTTTCAGTGCCATCTTTGTCTTCCCTTCCATCAGTGACACTTATAAAAGTGTAGCTGCCAAAAGGGAGGCTTGTGTAATCCTTATTATAGGAAGGAGACAAGACATTTGGACCATCTAAAATCTTCCTCTCATAAAACTGAGCAATTGGAAATGAGCTGATACAAGTATCCATTCGGTATTGTATATTCAGCAAATGCTTTTCGAAATTCAGCATAACCAATCTCTGAAAAAGACTTGTTCCGAATCCAGCTTCCTTGCATAACTAGAGGTAAACAATGAAATACAGAATTAATAGTATAAAAACATATCAACAGAAACAGAGTTAAAGTTAAGACGTAGCCTTCACAAATTCAAATGAAAAAATAGTATAAGCATTTTAGCACGGAAGCTTATGTTGCGATTACAGGCACCAGTGACTAAGAAAGAAAATTATATGACACAGAAAGGGTAAGACAAAACCTTACCTGGCTTTTAACCATTTTGCATTCAGCTGGCAGTCATCTCCTAGCAAAACAACATGTTTCAACTGATGCAGACGTAGTGGGATCACCAATTCACATTCTCGCACTTGTGCAGCCTCATCGACAATTAACACATCAAGGGGTTCAATCTCCATATGATGCAATCGGTAAGAACTAGAGGTAGTACAGAAAAGAAGCACAGCATTACGCATACAGTAGCACTGGACCCAGTTTTTGCCTACTCCAATAGGTAAATTAAGCGAGTGTTGAAGATCCTTCAGCAATTTAAGGCATGTGGGCCTTATTCCATCCAGTTCCTTCTCAGTAAAAGATATAGGCTGCACACAAACTGAGTTGTCGCTTGAGAGACAACTTTTTAAGCTCTTGCCGGTTAAATCAACACCACACAGAAGGGCGTCAAATTTTTCTAGCATATTGAACAATGTGGATATATTGCTGATATTATCAcgggaaaagcaccttccagggagGCGAATCAACAATTTATTTATACAACTTCTAAGAGCTATTGCTGTCACACGAATTGCTCCTTTAGGAAGTCCAGATTGCACACAGGATCACTACTTCCATCATCCTGAAGAAGCCTATCATACTGAGAACCACAGTCTTCAAAAGAAGATATCATTGAAGCTAGTTTGCAGCTCCATCCAGACGACGATGAAAAGCACTCAACAAGTTCACTCACACGAAAATCCAAGAAAACTTCCTGAAGATCTCCAGTTATGTCCATTTTGTACTTGTTCCCAAATAGCAAGACATCTCCAAGGGAAAAGGGTAAATGATTTTCGTCAACGTTTGTGTTGAATTCCTTCAAGTTTTGAAGGAAACATGTGCAAACCCCAATTACAGCAACATTTGCGGGAGCACATGTTAGAGTTCTGCATTTCATAGAAGCCAAAGCCTGCAGCAAAGCACTAACAGTGTGGGTCTTTCCAGTACCCGGTGGACCCTGTATAAGCTTCATGAGGTTCATATGCCTACATCTTACAGCTGAGATGACAGATTCAATAGCATCCATTTGCGATCTATTAAGATTCATCGGTAACAGTTGCTCTGTGAAACAAGCCAAATGTTCCCCATCATGTTTAGCACAGATATGACAGACATAACCACCCTAGAAAACAGCCAACAAAGAAGAACTCACAAAAGTTAGATATCATGGTAAAAATATAGTAAGTAAAACTAGAAGGCAAGTGTGCATGTCCTATTACCGAATTTGTGGGGGCTAAGAGAGACTCGATCACTGTGAAATTGTTATTCATGTGCTTGTCAAAGCTCAGTGCTTTCCATATCCACAAATTTGTTATGATATTACCGAGAAATATTGCATACGCGAGTTTCTGTAAGTCTTCTTCCAAACCAATATCTTTTGCGACCTTAATTTGGAAACGCTTCtggcactcatcatcatcatcatccatacAAACATCAGTAACCATTGCCAAGTAATATGTCACGCCATAGCGGTTGAAGTCCCCCGCACCTTCAGGTTTCATGCTAGACAAAATAAATACGTCACCATTCCTTACGGTATGAGCCTCCGTAGAATAAGCAGCCCCATAATCCCAAAAGTCCACATATATATAGTACACTTCCGGTTTCTCCGTTACCTCCATAGAGAGTATATTCGAAGAGGGTCCTTCCATGATGAGTTCAAGGCATGAGCACAGATGTGACCTTGTCTCTTCAATCAAAGGTGCGCGATACGATTTGAGATAGTGATCAAGTGACGTGAAGCTGCAAGGAATAGCCTCAACCTACATAAAAATAGTAAATGGCAATGTGATTAAAGATAGCAAAAATCTAGAATGTGGCAGCATGAACACACGAATGGTATGCGGCAGTGGCGGTGCCAGGAATTCATTCATGTGTAGTCAATTCAAACTTGTGTAGTCATATATATGTATTTATGATTTTTTCTACATGATATATACTCATTGTATGATGTTCTTACCAAAAAGCTGTGTAGTCATTTGACTGCACAGCTCATGCATGGCTTCGCCACTGGTATGCGGGTATGCTACCAGATCAACTATGTGGTCAAATTTCATCTTCTACGAGACCAAGCAAGCAAATACAGTGCTGAGGCTCTTGGCAATCATGACATGTTTCTAGCAACTTCAGAATAAATTAATACAACTAAATGACATCATAATATTAATTACAGAGCTAACATCCCCTGACAGTCTTGTAGAACTTGGTATCTCATATATAGTGAGGTATCTACAGTATTCCGAAATGCCGCTATATCATTGGAAAGAAAATTTGGTGTATCATTTGTGTCAGCATATCTATCTGTGGTTTTAACTTTCAGTGAGATTTCGatgaaattcactgaatttcatTGAGTTCAGCAGTCAGTGAAATATTCAGTTTCGGCCAAAAAAATTCAGCAATTTCAGTACTacacatgaattcaaattattttcataaaTAATTTCAAAAAACTCAAATATTTAACTGACTTCAAGTGAACATTTCAGCCATTTGGCCGAAACACAAACCGAAATCACTAAATTTGGGTGATTTCAGTTGGTGCTGAAATTTTTCTGAAACTGAAAGTGAAAACCTTTTCCATCATTAGTATTCCAATCATATATGGTACAGTACACTAGCTGGCTCGGATGAATCACAAGCACACATACTTCCCATTCCAAACCCTAGCAAAATCTTGGCCACACCCAGGACCCAGCGGTCCAGATGACCTAACTCGGACCGCCCAACAAGAAGTGAAACAACGATTCACTACAAGCGATCCATCAATCGATCATCATGGAAACCTACACATGGCCGCTGGACGCAGCTCGCATGCATAAAGAAGACAGAAAAAACAACGGAAAAAGGATGCTCAGGTTGGGGGACAGATTGAGCACCTGCCCTCGGTAGAGGtcgtcgttgatgatgtcctggatTGACCAGGAGAGCACGATGTCGCCCAAATCCATCTCCCCCACGTCGTCGCGCGCGCCCGGCATCATCGCGCCGGGGGCCCGCTCACGCACCTTGGCCTTTCCCCTCACGCACGAGCAGCGGAGCAGGCGAGCGGCAGCCGCGATGAAAGGGATCTCGAGGGTGAGCAGCGCGGCATGGCGCTGGAGCCCCGCTCACGCGCTTCAGGAGGTCGAGCAGCCGGAGCAAGCAAGCGGCGGTGGCGAGGAAGGGGGGCTTTGAGGGCGAGGAGCAGGAGGTTGCAAGCCTTCGACTCGAAGCGTCCGCCGGTGTGCTTGTGAATTGTGATCGAGCAAAGATAATAGCACAGCCGGCTGCTGGCTATATAGCAATGCCACGTCATCATAAAGCCTTCTCTCATATATCTCATATAGTAGTCTGGCGTTTTGGCTGGCTATTAGCATGGCTCCATTTAATTTGAAGTATTTATTGTGTACAGGTGCATATGATTTGCTGTGATCTACAGTAAACAACATCTTTGTGGCCATTTCAAAGAGCATACATATACATGCCATCCATGCAACCAGGAAATAGGAAGACTCACTGGCATTTAGGCAACAAACATATGTCATACAACATCATAGTACTCCAAACATGTCACACAGCATCATACTGCTCCATAGCATCATGAGTAATTACTTAAGATTACATAGGTCTTTAAGAAAGCATTCAGCAAACATAATAGATAACATCTCCGGCAAACAAGCCGTTCACGACCACAAGCAACAatcatagttttgatctgaacgatGACAAAAGTCACAAAGCATGGAGGGTACTTCGCTGGAAAGGAGCAACCACTCATTTGCATCAATAACCTTCAACCACTGTATGGAAAAGAAACCGGGTCAAGCTTAAAAATTTAGCCAATGCAAACTTACAGCATGTGACATCAAGAAGTAACACTGAGTAGTAATGCTGAAGAAAATCACTTCTATAAATCCTGTATAGCTACACAGGTTCAGTAAAAACAAATACTGTAACAATAGGAAGAGGAACATGACCAATTTAAGTACATGACCAATTTTAATTAAGACAACGGACAGTAGGAAATACCTTATACCATTTTGCCAAATAGCTTCTCCCTTAAACACTTCAATGCCAACACATGCTCAGATCTCACATCTTCAGGCATCCCGGTTGTGTCTTGCATCATCAATGAGCGATATGTTTCTAGCATGACCGACTCTTTGTGATCTTTTGCCGCAAGGTGAGCAAGCCTCCGTGCTTCAAGATTCTTAGCAGAAACACGCCTCTGGGTCTCTAACATCTCTTTGCGGCCTTCATTTGCTGCATTCTGGGCATCTACAAACTTTTGAAGCCCATCTTCAAGATCTATTATACAAACTTCATCCTTTCTTTTTCGTTTCTGCTTCTCCTTAGCTTGCTTGCCACCCGGTGGAcgttcatcttcatcatcatcatcatctatagTGGAATGCTTCCCTACTTCATCATCAACACTAAACTTCCTCTTGTCCGGCTCCAGATCTTCTAGGCGTTCCAAATATGCGTCCCATTTTGGTTCCTTTTTAAGAATCTCCCAGCAATGCTCAAACATAAACGGACCGTCTTTTTTGTGATCTTCCTCATAAGTTTGCATTGCCCTCTTCTTTAAATCTGCATCAGATTCACCACTAGCATACAAAGCACTAGCCTCCTTATAACTCGCACAAAACCATGCAACCCTTTTCTTAATTCGCCCAAAGCGATCTTTCACTTGCTTGACTAGTCGTTCCCTGTTTTTTGGGATGGTACTGTTGTAGACAGCAGTAACATCTTTCCAATATTGTTCATTCTTCTTGTAGTTTGATTGGATTGGGTCATTGGAATTATTCAACCAAGCACTAACCTACAATATTATCAGAAGGGGTTAATTGAATTTGCTAGTAATGAAACACATGGAGCAAGCATGCATGCAAAAAGAGACATACCAATCGAAGATCATCTTGTTTTGTCCATAGCAAGCGTTTTTCAGTCCTTCCACAATCACCACCATTTGTGTCATCGCCAGCATTGACTGGTTGCGGTGAACTCCCATTGTGAATAGGTTGTGTGGGGCCTGCCGTGTTCTGAAAGTAACTAAGGTAACCACCAGGTGGGTGAGAATCCACTCCCCTGCTCAACGACATAAAGAAACGAAAAGCGATCAGCACTGAACTACATGTAAGTATATACTCAAATTTGTAAAATCTGAATACAATACATTTGAGATGCATACTAGTTGATCACAGCAACTATTTAAAGGAAAAATAATCTGAATTGATCACAACAACTATTTAAAGGAAAAAATCTGAATTGATCACAGCAACTATTTAAGATTCAGCAAACTGAAAAGTTACACTACACTGCAATCCAAGATTCAGCAAACGAGAAGTCATGTGCTCCTGTACATCAAAGAAAGATCATCTAGCAGAATAAACTTTTCTTTTTCTATCATTACTAAGCTActaaaaatgaa
It contains:
- the LOC119341406 gene encoding glutathione S-transferase T3-like — translated: MASNMDYSDPQVWGVDSHPPGGYLSYFQNTAGPTQPIHNGSSPQPVNAGDDTNGGDCGRTEKRLLWTKQDDLRLVSAWLNNSNDPIQSNYKKNEQYWKDVTAVYNSTIPKNRERLVKQVKDRFGRIKKRVAWFCASYKEASALYASGESDADLKKRAMQTYEEDHKKDGPFMFEHCWEILKKEPKWDAYLERLEDLEPDKRKFSVDDEVGKHSTIDDDDDEDERPPGGKQAKEKQKRKRKDEVCIIDLEDGLQKFVDAQNAANEGRKEMLETQRRVSAKNLEARRLAHLAAKDHKESVMLETYRSLMMQDTTGMPEDVRSEHVLALKCLREKLFGKMV